GGCACCAATGTGGATGCGTATCAAGCGTCAGGGCAAACTCTTTACTACTTACATTAGCCGAGATAATTTAACTTGGCATCAGGTGGGTGAAAGCATAGTCAGCATGCCTTCTACCTATTATGTGGGAATGGCAAGTTGCTCTGGTAATACTAGCAAGGTGTACCAGGCTGTGTTTGATCATGTGAAAGTAGAAGGGACGGTATGTGAACCTGGTTCAAAGCCTGCGGCTCCTACTTCATTAGCGGCTTCTTGGCCAGGGGCAAACCATGTGTATCTCTCTTGGAGATCTACTACTGATGCGGATAGCTTCTATGTCTATCGTTCTGTTGATAGGAAGTCTTATGAATGTATCGCTAAAACACGTGCCACAAGTTTGGTGGATGAGATTAGTGAGAATGGTACATATTATTATAAGGTGTCAGCAAAGAATGACTGGGGTGAAGGTGTCTGCTCTTCAGTTAAGACCGTTACCACTTATGATAGTGAGAAACTTAATGGAACTATAATCGGATCGGAGGGGTCTTATAAAAATAATTCCTCTCGTACTATTACGGCAGCTTTGGATGGCAATCTCTCCACTTTCTTTGATGCCAAAAATGAGTCTGGTGACTGGCTGGGATACGATATGGGCGAGGGCAATGCTGCTATGTTGTTATATGTGAAGTATGCTCCTAGAGTGGGCTATGTCTCTCGAATGGTAGGAGGAAAGATCCAGGTTTCTAACACGGAAGATTTCAAATCTGCTATTACTGTTGCTACGATTGCCTCTGCTCCTGTAGAGAATCAGCTCACTCTGTTGAGGGCTCCTGCTGGTAAGTTCTATCGTTACATGAGATATATTGGCCCAGATAAAGGCAGTTGCAATGTGGCCGAGATTGAGTTTTATGGAGTAAAAAAGACGGTGGAAACTGGCATAGAGAATGTATCAGAATCAAGCAAATCCCTTGTTTCAGGCCGCATCTACAATTTGCAAGGACAAGAGGTCAAAACAGTAGGAAAGGGCCTGTATATTATCAATGGTAAGAAAGTAGTGGTAAGATAATGCGCAGACATTTTATCATGTTGACAAAACTTGCGTAATTGAATTATAATATTGATGCCCTCAATTAGAAAAAACTTCTCGTTTTTCCAGGTTCAGCAGGTTGCCATATTCCACCTTCACCCATAGGTAACTACTCAGCCCCCCAGGGCATGGGTAGTTACCTTACAGTTGTACAACAGCAAGAATTGCATTGAATTTAGAATTTGATCGAGCGTAAAACTTCGTCTATGTCTGTACACTGTCTTGCCATTTAGATGCAAAGATAGGCTTCTTTTGTGAAATCACACTTCCTCCATTCTCTTCAGCTCCCAGCCCTCAAATTGCATGATAATCTTATGCAAGGTGGTGCCTTGTCGGAGAGCCTCTACCCTAGGTGCCTCGGCATATCGCTTGATTTGCTCCACGGCTTCTGCCCATTGTAACTCGGCTTTCGTATGCTTGCCATCCTTGCTCATGGCGTTGAACTCGCTCTTTGGCAATATCTTCAGTTCAATGATGTAACAGTGTTTTGTAGGATAATGAGTCAAGTCGGGTAGGAGGAAGAAGTCGCAATAGCCATGATTTAATTCCAACTCTGGGGCAGTATAATAGTAGCCATTCAGGCTCAGATAAGCCATGAAGAAACCTTGCAGGTTGCGTTCTGCCTCGATGCCGTCACGAACAGAAGATATCTTGGTGTATGCATCTGCCAAGAACTGAAGTCCATCATGCCATTTGCCATCGTATGCCATGTCATAATAGTAGGCTTCTAACTGCTCCGTATCGACACTCGCCTTCTCCTCATACAATTCCATCAAGTACTCGTAATACTGTTTGCGAACGTTATTGTTAGGGATGCCAAGTATCAAGCGGTCACCCTTCGTTCCCTTGATGGTCAACATACCATAATAGAAGAGCAAACTCACAAACATACGTGGCTTGGTTAACATTCGGGCAGGGAAAGTCTCTGCAATCTTGCCTATAATTTCGCCATTCTCTATAATGGTGCGAATCACACCTTTGCGGTTGCCATCCAACTTGTCGAGTTGGAGCAACTTCTTCATCTTGTTGTAATCCGTCTTCGTATTTGGGTCAACCATTTCCTCAGGGCCTTCGCCACTGCTCATATAATTACGGAGAAAATAAAGCACCATGTCACAGTTGAACACCTTACTCTGTGTGCCTAATGCTTGTTTAGAGAAGCAATAGTTATCATACCAAGGCTTCATCTCTTGGATGATAGCCTCGACATCGCTATCTGCCGGAATCCTCCCCACATTCTTATAATAGGTGAACATCTCCCTTACATCCTCTGTAGAGAATCCAAGCATCTGGTTGAATTCCTCCTTGGTGGATATGTGCCAACCGATATTGTAGCCACTTGTTACGTCATCCAGCGTCACAGGGCTTACACCCATCATAAAGATGCGCTCAAAGGAACCCTTGAACTTCTTGAAGATATCACGATAGAAGCCCTCGGCATGAGTGATAGCCCAATACACATCCTCTCCCTGCTCATTGAGCACGGTGTTGGTAAAGTTGTCATACTCATCGATGATGAGATAAAGAGGATAGCCTTTCGACCTCGCCTCGCTTTGGATGATGGCGAGCTTAACTCCTGCATCTTTAGCATCTTCCACTTGTTTCTGCACTTTCTCTGAGTAGAAGTCAAGATAGTCTCGTATGAATCCATTGAGCTGAACACCAAGGTAGAAGTTGAACTTTTCTTCGAGGTTTTCGATGGAACCTCCCACCTGTGAGAAATCAAGGTGCATCACTTGATACCTGCCTTGTAAGGGGGTAGGATGCTTGCCAATCCACAAGTCACCAAACCACTCTTGGAACTTGTCCTTGGTGCGGCAGTCATAATAAGCATGGAGCATACTCAAGAATACGCTCTTACCAAAACGGCGAGGGCGAATGCAGAAGAGATTGTTGGGACAATCTTCTAACTTTGGAATATATGCAGTCTTGTCCACATAATAGCAATTTTGCTCTATTACTTGTACAAAATCCTGTATGCCGTATGGTACTCTTTTTGCTACGTTCTGCTCCATATCTTTATTGTTTTATCGTTTGTATTCGAATTATGCTGCGAAGTTACAATAAATATCTGGAACGACCAAAGAAAGTAGTCTGTTTTCTTTGGTCGTTTCGCAGAAATGAAGTACCTTTGGGGTGGTTTTATATTAAATAGACTTTGATTTTTAGCATAAGATAGACAAAAAATGAAAATTATTGAAAGCAGTATTATAGGAAAGAAGAGCCCTGAGGCTTGTGAGGATGGAATGGTAGTTACCGATGATTTCATCGCAGTGATTGATGGCAGTACAAGCAAGACTCCGAAGCGTCTCAATCCTGATATGAAGAACGGAAGATACGCCATGATGCTTATCTCGGAGTATATTCGTGAGGAGTTGAAAGCAGATGCCTCGGTAGATGATTTCTGCCAGGGTGTGACAGCCTATATATATAATAAGGTGTATGAAAAGCTAGGGGTGGAAGAGCGGTTGAAGGAGCATCCGGAAGAGCGGCTTACCGCCTCGGCTATCCTTTATAGCCGGACAAGGAATGAAATCTGGATGGTGGGCGATTGCCAGGCCATCATCGATGGAAAGCTTTATGAGAACGGCAAGCCTTATGAGCAGGCGATTGCAAGAAAGAGGGTAGAGCTGATAGAGCAGGGCCTTTCGCCTGCTGAGGCTAGAAAGCAGATAGAGCCATTATTGATTGAGGCGATGCTTTCCGGGCAGAACCAGACCTATACGGTTATCGATGGATTCCCGATTTATCGGGAGGGAGTGAAGATTGTAGCCTTGAAAATGAAACCTGCTTCAAGTAGCATTGAAACATACTTTCAAGAGCAAACGAAGCCTGTTTCATCGCCTAATGAAGTAGTATTGGCTAGCGATGGCTATCCTTTCCTGAAGCCAACCTTGGCAGAGAGTGAGGCGGCATTGGCAGAGCAGATTGCCAACGACCCTCAATGCATCCACGACTTCATCGCCACTAAGGGCTTGGTGGCAGGGAACAAAAGCTTCGATGACCGCACTTACATACGTTTTATTATCTGATGTCATACGTATAAATCGCCCCCCAATCGTATTCTTATTAAAAATCACATAAAAGATAAGAACAACTCGTATGAAACAGAAAGTACTATATGTGGCAGCCTTGATGCTCCTCTCTTCTTCTTTCGGTATGGCTAAGAAGAAGGTGGAGGATTCAGAGATTACCAAGTTGAAGGCTAAGATTGAGAACGTGATGAGCCAGGTGGATAAGCAACCCGACTGGCTCTATTCCCGATTGCAGATGTTTTGGAAGACCAATGCATCAGATGTGTTTGTTAATGGTGAGACATTCTCTCATCCTGGGGGAGAGCGAGCAGCTGCGCCTACCGTGAAATATAATGGCTCACGAAGCACGGCATCTCAATATAATCGCCCTAAGCTGGAGGATATTATTCCTTATGATGACGATGAGCAGGGTAGCGTTACTTACATTAGCAGGGCTACAGGAAAGATGGAGAAGACTTCTCCAGCCAAGACGGGATGCAATCTGGCAGGTGTGAACCGTCAGATTATCGGTATTGCCCGTGATGCCGCTCGCATCTATGCCGCCACTGGCGATATGCGCTATGGACAGATGGCAGCAAAGGTGTTCGATGTCTATATGAAGGGCATCGCCTATCGCAATGTGCCTATCGATTTGAATCATGGTCATCAGCAAACCTTGGTGGGCATGACTACCTTTGAGGTTATCCACGAGGATGCCATCAACGAACTCACCCAGATGTATCCCCTCATCAAGAATCTTGTGAAGGACGACCAAGCCGTCATCGAGGCTGGTTTCAAGAAGTGGGCTGAGAACATCATCGCCAATGGTGTGCCTCACAACAATTGGAATTTGTTTCAGGCTGACTTCATCGTAAAGATAGCCTTGGTATTGCAAGATAACCAAGCATACGCAGATGGCAAGGGCAAGCAATACTACTTGGATTATATCGTAAATCAAAATAGTATTCGCCAGTGGAGTATGAACAAGCTCATCGACTTCGGCTTTGATGCGAAGAGCAAGACTTGGTATGAATCGCCAGGCTACAGTACCACGGTATTGAGCAGTATCTGCGATTTCGCCAACATGCTGGATGAGAAGGCTGGCATTGACCTCTTCAAGCAGCGTCCTATCTTGACGGAAGCAGTGAAGACCTCTGCCGAATATCTCTTCCCTAACCGTATGATTGCAGGTTTTGGCGATACTCATCCAGGTTATCTCAATACAGGTGGCATCGACCAAGTATTGAAGTATGCCACTCGCCATAAGAATAAGAATCTTATCTCTGAGATGAATCTTCTGAAGAATGCAGTGGCTCCCCAAGCTCCTATCTCTGAGATAGAGGCATATACGAGCACCCTGTTTTATGCCCCTAATGTTTCGTGGATAGCGATGCGAAGTGGTATGGACAAGCAGCACGACTTGATGGCTTCCGTCAATGCTAGCCTTGGCAACCACCAGCATTCCAACGGCATCTCGCTCGAACTCTATGGCAAGGGATATGTTTTGGGACCTGATGCAGGTATCGGCAGAACCCTCTATAGCGGCTTGGACTATCTGGAATATTATTCCCAGATGCCAGCCCATAACACGGTAGTGGTGGATGGTGTATCAAGCTATCCTGTAATGATGTCTCAGCATGCCTTCAAGGTTGTCGCCTCTTATCCAGAGGTAAGCAAGGATCAACCTGCCAGCAAGAAGCTCTCCGAAAAGAAACTTTCTTTTCAGAAGGATTCTGAACTTAAGGATAAGATAACTTACGCTACCGTAAGTTTCATTGAGCCAGAGACACAGGCACAGCAGCAGCGTACCACCGCCATCGTGAAGACATCTGCTAAGGGTGGATATTACATAGATGTGTTCCGTAGCAAGAAGAAGGAAGGTGGCGATAAAACCCACGATTACTTCTATCACAATCTCGGACAGGAGATGAAGGTGATGGATGCGGCTTCTGGTCAGCCTCTCGATATGAAACCAACGGAGGAACTTGCTTTTGCAGGTGGTCATCTCTATGCCTATTCTTATATCTATGACAAGAAGAGCGCAGAGATGCAGAACAGTGTAAAGACGCAGTTCGTTACCAAGATACTGGATGATAAGGTAGTGGAGGCAATGGATGGTCAGCGTGAAATC
The Segatella copri DNA segment above includes these coding regions:
- a CDS encoding ATP-binding protein — encoded protein: MEQNVAKRVPYGIQDFVQVIEQNCYYVDKTAYIPKLEDCPNNLFCIRPRRFGKSVFLSMLHAYYDCRTKDKFQEWFGDLWIGKHPTPLQGRYQVMHLDFSQVGGSIENLEEKFNFYLGVQLNGFIRDYLDFYSEKVQKQVEDAKDAGVKLAIIQSEARSKGYPLYLIIDEYDNFTNTVLNEQGEDVYWAITHAEGFYRDIFKKFKGSFERIFMMGVSPVTLDDVTSGYNIGWHISTKEEFNQMLGFSTEDVREMFTYYKNVGRIPADSDVEAIIQEMKPWYDNYCFSKQALGTQSKVFNCDMVLYFLRNYMSSGEGPEEMVDPNTKTDYNKMKKLLQLDKLDGNRKGVIRTIIENGEIIGKIAETFPARMLTKPRMFVSLLFYYGMLTIKGTKGDRLILGIPNNNVRKQYYEYLMELYEEKASVDTEQLEAYYYDMAYDGKWHDGLQFLADAYTKISSVRDGIEAERNLQGFFMAYLSLNGYYYTAPELELNHGYCDFFLLPDLTHYPTKHCYIIELKILPKSEFNAMSKDGKHTKAELQWAEAVEQIKRYAEAPRVEALRQGTTLHKIIMQFEGWELKRMEEV
- a CDS encoding heparinase II/III family protein; this encodes MKQKVLYVAALMLLSSSFGMAKKKVEDSEITKLKAKIENVMSQVDKQPDWLYSRLQMFWKTNASDVFVNGETFSHPGGERAAAPTVKYNGSRSTASQYNRPKLEDIIPYDDDEQGSVTYISRATGKMEKTSPAKTGCNLAGVNRQIIGIARDAARIYAATGDMRYGQMAAKVFDVYMKGIAYRNVPIDLNHGHQQTLVGMTTFEVIHEDAINELTQMYPLIKNLVKDDQAVIEAGFKKWAENIIANGVPHNNWNLFQADFIVKIALVLQDNQAYADGKGKQYYLDYIVNQNSIRQWSMNKLIDFGFDAKSKTWYESPGYSTTVLSSICDFANMLDEKAGIDLFKQRPILTEAVKTSAEYLFPNRMIAGFGDTHPGYLNTGGIDQVLKYATRHKNKNLISEMNLLKNAVAPQAPISEIEAYTSTLFYAPNVSWIAMRSGMDKQHDLMASVNASLGNHQHSNGISLELYGKGYVLGPDAGIGRTLYSGLDYLEYYSQMPAHNTVVVDGVSSYPVMMSQHAFKVVASYPEVSKDQPASKKLSEKKLSFQKDSELKDKITYATVSFIEPETQAQQQRTTAIVKTSAKGGYYIDVFRSKKKEGGDKTHDYFYHNLGQEMKVMDAASGQPLDMKPTEELAFAGGHLYAYSYIYDKKSAEMQNSVKTQFVTKILDDKVVEAMDGQREITMTMWMKKDENRTIFQALSPVNLEYERMPNQPYKVDEQPVLTFVARQKGEAWNHPFVCVYEPSSDAEPGDIASVDYFTPSEPSAVGIIVKLKDGTEQRIVCSENGKVQIK